One genomic segment of Suricata suricatta isolate VVHF042 chromosome 16, meerkat_22Aug2017_6uvM2_HiC, whole genome shotgun sequence includes these proteins:
- the TMEM170A gene encoding transmembrane protein 170A isoform X3 produces MWYGVFLWALVSSLFFHVPAGLLALFTLRHHKYGRFMSVSILLMGIVGPITAGILTSAAIAGVYRAAGKEMIPFEALTLGTGQTFCVVVVSFLRVLATL; encoded by the exons ATGTGGTATGGTGTGTTCCTGTGGGCGCTggtgtcctctctcttcttccatgTCCCCGCTGGGCTGCTGGCCCTCTTCACCCTCAGACATCACAAATATGGTAGGTTCATGTCTGTAAGCATCCTGTTGATGGGCATCGTTGGACCAATTACTGCTGGAATCTTGACAA GTGCTGCAATTGCCGGAGTGTACCGAGCAGCAGGAAAGGAGATGATACCGTTCGAAGCCCTCACGTTGGGTACCGGACAGACGTTCTGCGTAGTGGTGGTCTCCTTCCTACGGGTTTTAGCTACTCTATAG